The genomic interval ACTGGGACACAGCTCGATCATGACGACGGAAAAATATACGCACATGGATACGGAGCTGAGGGATTATTACGACCGTTTCCATCCAAGAGCTTGANNNNNNNNNNNNNNNNNNNNNNNNNNNNNNNNNNNNNNNNNNNNNNNNNNNNNNNNNNNNNNNNNNNNNNNNNNNNNNNNNNNNNNNNNNNNNNNNNNNNAATTATTATAATCAGCTTGATATGAGGAGGAGTGACATATGTATCACTGGGACAAGGTAGACGAAGCGCTGCGGTATATTGAGAGAAGAAGCGCCATACGGCCGCAGGCTGCGATCGTGCTGGGGTCGGGGCTTGGACGCATAGCTGAGCAGCTGGAGCGCCCGGAGATCATCCCCTACGAAGAGATACCCTACTGGCCGCGTTCAACGGCTCCCGGACACGAGGGCAAACTCCTGCTCGGATATCTGCGCGGCACGCCGGTAGCGGCAATGCAGGGACGCGTCCATTACTACGAGGGCTACACGATGGCAGAGGTCACCTTCCCGGTGCGCGTCCTCGGACAGCTGGGGATAAAGGCCCTCGTCGTGACGAACGCCTCCGGCGCTGTAAATACCGATATCGCACCCGGTTCCATCGTCGCCATCGAGGATCATATCAACTACATGGGGACCAATCCGCTCATCGGCGTGAACAACGACGACTGGGGCACGCGTTTCCCAGATATGACGGCGGCCTATGACAAAGAATTCCTGCGTATATTGGAGCACGTCGCCGCGCAGGAGGGGATCGCGCTGCGGCGCGGAGTCTATATCGCCTTCAGCGGCCCCTCCTTTGAAACGCCCGCCGAGATACGCATGGCGCGGAGCTTCGGCGCCGACATCGTGGGAATGTCCACCGTGCCAGAGGTGATCGCCGCGAACCACATGGGCATCCGTGTGCTCGGCATCTCCTGCGCCGCGAACTACGCAGCGGGGATCACCTCTGAAAAGCTGACCCACCAGGAGGTCCTGGAG from Cloacibacillus sp. carries:
- a CDS encoding purine-nucleoside phosphorylase, producing the protein MYHWDKVDEALRYIERRSAIRPQAAIVLGSGLGRIAEQLERPEIIPYEEIPYWPRSTAPGHEGKLLLGYLRGTPVAAMQGRVHYYEGYTMAEVTFPVRVLGQLGIKALVVTNASGAVNTDIAPGSIVAIEDHINYMGTNPLIGVNNDDWGTRFPDMTAAYDKEFLRILEHVAAQEGIALRRGVYIAFSGPSFETPAEIRMARSFGADIVGMSTVPEVIAANHMGIRVLGISCAANYAAGITSEKLTHQEVLETMSKAGESVARLIEAFIEEVRL